The following DNA comes from Pelotomaculum isophthalicicum JI.
ATCAGGCAAATGTGGGGGATGGACGCGTTACAGGGGATGAGTCAGGACGCTACTCGCTCTCCAGCAGGTCCATGATGCGGGCATAGCAGGCAGGCAAAGGGTCCCGGCCGATCTTGCGCTGTTCCAGCGGGATATCGACATCCACCGCGTCAAGCACAGCCGCGGGCGCTCTGGAAAGCACAACAACACGGTGTCCCAGGAGCAGGGCGTCCATAATATCGTGAGTGACAAATACTATCGTACGGGGTTCCGCCTGCCACATCCTGATAATCTGCCGCACCAGCCCAAGCCGCAGGGGAACATCAAGTGAATTAAAGGGTTCGTCCAGCAGCAGCAGGTCGTGTGGAAACGCAAAGGCGCGGCAAAGCGCCAGGCGTTGTTTCATCCCCCCGCTCAAACTGTCTGGATAGCTGTGCCGATAGTCATACAAACCCGTCATCGACAGGTAGCGATTAATCAATTCCTTTTGACCGGCGGAGGGCACCACCCCCCGCAAAACAAAAGCCATGTTTTCAGCAACCGTTTTCCAGGGCAGCAGGCGCGGCTCCTGAAAAACGTAGCTCACCCGCAGGTCCTCCGTACCGGTGATTTGTCCGGCGTCAGGCTGCTCCAGCCCGGCCAGCAACTGAAGGATGGTTGTTTTACCGCAGCCGGAAGGTCCGATCAGGCAAAGTATTTTACCAATTTCCGCGGAAAAAGAAAAATTGCATAAAACCCTGGTCTGCCTCAGGGTTTTATAAACATGTTCAAAATTAATCAAATGCTATATCCTTTCTACTGCACTACATTTTTCGTTTCCCAAGCATCAGTTGCGCAACCAGCCAGTCTGCCAACAGCCCCAAACACACTAGAAAAAGAGTCCAGGCTAACAACGCCGCCGTGTTCAGGTTCATCCGGGCAACGGCCATGCCGGCGCCAATCCCTTTTTGCACGCTGAACAACTCCGCCATGGCCACGGCTTTCCAGGTTGTCCCCATGGCGGCCGAAATACCGGCCATTAAGTAAGGCGCCACCTGGGGCAAGTAAACCTCACGGATTACTCTTGATTTGGTGATGCGGAAAACGGCGGCCATCTGCAGCAACTGCCTGTCAACACTCCAGACCCCTTGAATGGTATTGATCACAATCAGGGGAAAGGTGGTTACAAACACCACGAAAACAGGCACCTTGCTGAAACCGATCCAGATCAAGGCCAGCAAAAGCCAGGAGACCAGAGGAATTACCTGCAATACCACCACCAGCGGCCGGAAGAGGCCGGCGACAAATGGATTCAGGCCGATCAGCAGACCCAGCGGCAACCCGCAGGCTACCGCCAGGGCAAACCCGGCCAGGCCGCGAATAATGGACAGGCGTCCTTGCTCCCAGAGCTGCCCGCCAACCGCCAGATCAGCTAGAGCCCGTAAGACATCCACCGGCGAGGGCAATACAACCGGATTATAGAAACCCGCCACAAGCTGCCAGGCGGCCAGGAGCACAGCCAAACCAAACAGGGGCGGCAGGCCCCTATTCAGAAAGGTAGAATTTTTCATCAGGCAATTTTCCCCCCACCATATCCGGTGAGAAATCCAGCAGCCTGGCCAGGTAGGCGCTCACATCTTTACTGGCGCCGGAACCACCGGCAAACTGCAGGCGGGTCCGCTCCATGCTCCTGACAAATACCGGCGCGGGCATCTTCAGATTTGTCTCCACCAGGGGAGCCGCCTGATCCGGATGCGCCACGGTCCAGTCCAGGGCACCGGCGTATGCCTTCTGGAAACCGGTCACCGCGCCCGGGTAAGAGCGGACAAAACCGTTGCTCACCACCATACCCGTCTGCGGCAGCCTTGTTTCTCCCTCGGACCGCTGCCAGTCGGTATAAAAGTCCCTGACTACCCGGGCCTGCTGGTTGTTCATGAGCACCTGGGTTACCAATGGCTCGGGCAACACCGCGTTCTTCACCAGACCGTTAATGACCATCTGGGCTATTTCCGGAGAGCCCAGGTAGGTCAGTTTGACTTCCCCTTCCTTTAGCCCGCTCCGGCGAAGCAGGTACTGTGTCAGAACGTCCGGGGTGGAGCCCCGGGCGCCCACATACAGCTCCATGCCCTTGAGATCCTGCCACTCTTTGACTTTATCATCCACCGATACGAGATATAAGATACCCCAGGTATTGACATTAGCCAGGGAGATGTCTATTCCCGAGTTATAAAGCTTGGCCGCCACATTCACGGGCAACACGCTGAAATCAGCCTCCCCCTTGATTACCCGGGCGGTGGCTTCATCAACAGTGTTATAAACCAGCAGTTCCAACTTGGTTCCTTCCGGCAAGCCATCTTCAACCATCTTAAAAAGCGGCGCGGTAGGCGGCGCCAGGGGCACCTGCACAATAATTTTATCCGGTGTGCCGGCTGACGGCGTTTTATCGCTTACTCCCCGGTTTCCGCACCCCGCGGCCAGCAATAAAACTGCCGCTACCGCAACTACAGCTGCTGTTAACCTCCGCAATGAAACTTCCCCCTCGTATCATTAAATTCTACTTTACAAAGCGCAACATCCCAATCACAAACGCCAGAAGCGCCGCGATAAACCAAAAGGCGTCCGCGCGCAGGTTGGCCAGGCCGAAAAACACCCCCATCACCGCCCCAATCACCGCTCCGTAAATCTCAATCTTCTGCAGGCTGTTCATCGTCACCCGCTGGAACATGTCCACCAACTCACTGGTGGAATAACTTTCAATTCTTGTCCTGACTATGGCTTTTAAATCCAGTTCTTCAAGAAAAGACGGAATTTTATTTTTTAGGTAAGCGGTAATCATCCCCGCGATCATTACTTCGACTTTTTCCAGCGTGTCCCCGGAGAAACGATCCCGCAGGCGGCCTACCGGATATTTCGCGATCTCCTCAACCAGTGAGCGGGCCGCCAACCGCACGAAACGTACCGTCACAGGCTGGCGAAGCAGGTCAAGGCCGTGATGTGCCAGTGACGCTTCCGCTTTTTCCGGAGTGACGCCGGCGTAACGCCCGCATAACTCGGCTACCGTGCACCCGGCCATGGCGCGGTAACGGCCCAGTAGAAACTCACCCAGCCAGGCCTGCGCGTCCGCTCCGGCCAGCCACCCGCTCAAACGCCCGGCCAGCCAGTCACTCGCCTGCGCCAGTTGCCCCGGATCGAGTCCGCTCGCCAGTTCACCAACCGGACGGTCCAGAATAGCGTCCGCCTGTTCCCGGACATACTGTTCCAGCCGTATTCTCATTTCCGGCGAGGAGAGGAACTCGCCCAAGCGGGGAAACATGTCATTGCGCACAAAACTCTCCACTTCCGCCCGATACTCGCTGAAAAACTGGAACAGGCCGATCCCTACGCGCGCCAACAATCCCTTTCCTTTGAGCTGTTCCATGATATCCAGGATTACCGCGGTCAAACGCTCCAGCACTTCTTCGTTATCCCGCAGGCGCATGATCAGTTCCGGGAGCACTTGCGCCAGCCGGGCCGGCCACTCAGCCATTTTATCCTGCAGCGGCTGCGGCAGAACATCCCGCAGGGGCATAGCCTGCCCGCAAAGCGTGCTGTGCGCTTGTCCGATCAAGCGCACGGCCGCGTCCCTAAACTCCGGTCCGGACAGGTAAACTGCCGCGTCCTCCAGGAAGCGCCGCAAAGCAGCCTCAACCCGCTCTTCCGGCCACAGTTCACCGGCTTTCTTTTGCCACAGGCGTTTCAGCTGGCGGTGCAAAAAGTCCTTGAGCCAAGCTTCGACACCAGGGTCGGTTAAATATTTCAGCGCCCACTGCGACAACGCCTCTTTGGCCCGTGCTTTTAATTCTTCTTTTAAGCCGGCGGCCGGCGGGGGAAACATTGACTCCACGGAAGGATATTCATTGCCGGCAACCAACGTCACCAGATCGTGCATAGTGGACCTTACCCGTCGTTCCAGCGCCTGCTCCTGTACAAGGTAGTCAAGCAGGGCCTGCGGTGTGAGCAACTCACTTGATACCACCCCGCTGACCGCTTCGGCAATGCGCGTTTGCTGGGCCGGTATAACCCCTTGCCATATCCTGACGCGCCCGATCCGCCAGGGCTTGAGCGGCCGGAAGAACATGAAGACAGCCAGAGAAGCGCCCACCCAGCCGTGCAGGGTGGACAGAATGATGTTTTTAAGCAGTACCAGCAGCGTCTCCACAAACATTTACCACCTGACAGGTAGTGAACCTCAATTTTTTTGATTGTAATATTTTATCACATATATGTGAAGGAAACATCAGACGCTCTAAAGATAAGAATCGACCTGACTTTCAATAACTGATAATTCCTGTTCATTAAGTTTACGCCCGAGCAAGGCGCTAAGCGCTTTAATTGAAGCGCCAATAGCTATTCGCCTGATATCTTTATCCTCCTGTTTTACAGAAGGCCTGGGGCTAGTCGCAAACCTCGCGGATGGAAGTCCGGGGCTCATCCGGTTTGCCGCCTCATCCAACAGTGCTTCGGTTTCCTTTACGTGTTCATCATATCCATATTGAAGATTATTCTTTTCTTCCGGTTGAGGCATGTCTTTAACAATTTTATCCTTATTCTGCCTTTTCATTTTCAATTCTTCTCTTTTAGCGCAATGTTTCGCATATTCCTTTGCAATTGTTTCCTCAACTTCAACCAGCTCAGCCAGGTGAGCTTCCAGAAAAATCGATTTCTCCGGCGCATGTGTTTTGGAAATCTCAATTAAATCATGCTGGTTTGCGATTAAAGCCTGAAGCGCCGGAAAAACTTTCACTGACAGCCTTGCCAGCTCCTTATCGTACTCATAGCCGGAAGCTGTTAAGGCAAATTCTCTCTTTCCTTGTTTAGCCATTCTTCACACATCCCTTGCTAAAGTCGAAATATGTCATTGAGTCCTGAACCGGATAAAAAAGGTTGTTCCGCTGGGAGAGGTTTCTATATCTATTGTAGCACTATGCCTGGCGGCGATGCTATAACAAACAGCGATACCCAGCCCCGTGCCGTTATCTTTAGTTGTAAAAAACGGGGTGCCGATTTTTTCGAGCACGTCAGGCTCGATTCCACAGCCACGATCCTGAATTGATAAACTGACCTCTTCACCGTCAAAAAACGTGCGAATGGTTAATTTCCCACCGGCCGCCATTGCTTCCAGCCCGTTTCGAACAAGATTCAAAATGAGTTGGCGTATTTCTTTCTCGTCAAGACGCAAATCGGGAATCTCCGCAAGTTCCGCTTCAATATTTTTATCAGAGTTCATAGCGTCGGCTTGAATTAGCGGAAACAGGGTTTGCACAATCTGATTAAGATTATGCGGCTTTAAATCGACCGGCTTGCCCTTAGCCATGGTAAGGAATTCGGTAATGATTGTATTGGCCCTGTCCAGTTCTTCAATCATTAGATTAAAATAATGCTTGTGCTGAACGTATTCTTTTTTTCGATCAAGCATCTGCAGAAATCCACGCACGGTGGTCATGGGATTTCTAATTTCGTGGCCTATGCCCGCGGCCATTTCCCCCACCAAATTCAGGCGCTCCAAACGGGCCATCTCTTTCTCCATTTGCTTGCGCTCGGTGATATCATTTATCACTACCATTAAACATGGCTCATTACTTACCTCGATGGTATCCGCGGACAATAGCGCCACGCGCGCTTCACCCGACTTGGCGCGCAGACTCGTTTCCAGGTTATGAACAATCCCCTGTTCCGAGAGCATTTGAATCATCTTTATACGGTCATCCGGATTTACGTAAATATCCAAATCTCGTACTGTATGCCCAATAACCTCCCGCCGGGAGTAACCGAAATTTTTCAGATAACTGTCGTTTACCTCAATGTGCAGTCCATCTGAGATCCTCATTATAACCATCGGGCTTGGAATAGTGTTCATTGCCTTGGAGAACCGTTTTTCTGACGAACTCAGCATCTTTTCGGTTCGCTTGTGCCAGGTGATGTCCAAGCTGTTGCCTAGAACCGCCGGTTTCCCGCGATAATTGATGGAGGAAACCGTCTCCATGATCCACCTCGTTTTCCCGCCTTTCCCCATCACTCTGTATTCATAAGGAGTCAAACGTTTCCCTTTTAGCATCTTAACGGCATTTTCCCTTACTATTTCTCTATCCTCGGGTATAATAAACCTGAAGGAATCCATACCGATCAGTTCTTCTTCAGAGCAATGGGTATATTTCAGGAAACGGGGATTGACAAACTGGAACTTTCCGTCCTGCACGATAAAGATGCCGACCGGTGAACTGTTGGTCAACGTTCTAAACAGATCTTCCGCTTGTTTGCGCTTGGTAATATCAAACCCCATTTCCAGCACCAGCGGGGAGCCGTCAATATCGGTAAACGGGTAATCATAGATCTGAATAAAATCCATCACGGGCTTTCCAATAAGTTCCGCGGCACTAGCCGCGCCGACAAGCCTTGCCCCCGCTTTGTTAATAAAGTCGATTTTACCTTCACTATGAACAATGATCGCGTCTGGCGAATGCTCAGCAAGCCGCCGGTAACGCTCCTCGCTTTCCCGCAGTTTCTCTTCCGCTTGTTCACGTTTAGCAGTTTCCTTTTTTAATAGCTCATTAGTTTTAATTAGTTGGCCTGTTAGTTCCTCTACCATCCTCTCCAATGAATCGTGATAAT
Coding sequences within:
- a CDS encoding ABC transporter ATP-binding protein, whose translation is MINFEHVYKTLRQTRVLCNFSFSAEIGKILCLIGPSGCGKTTILQLLAGLEQPDAGQITGTEDLRVSYVFQEPRLLPWKTVAENMAFVLRGVVPSAGQKELINRYLSMTGLYDYRHSYPDSLSGGMKQRLALCRAFAFPHDLLLLDEPFNSLDVPLRLGLVRQIIRMWQAEPRTIVFVTHDIMDALLLGHRVVVLSRAPAAVLDAVDVDIPLEQRKIGRDPLPACYARIMDLLESE
- a CDS encoding ABC transporter permease, which codes for MKNSTFLNRGLPPLFGLAVLLAAWQLVAGFYNPVVLPSPVDVLRALADLAVGGQLWEQGRLSIIRGLAGFALAVACGLPLGLLIGLNPFVAGLFRPLVVVLQVIPLVSWLLLALIWIGFSKVPVFVVFVTTFPLIVINTIQGVWSVDRQLLQMAAVFRITKSRVIREVYLPQVAPYLMAGISAAMGTTWKAVAMAELFSVQKGIGAGMAVARMNLNTAALLAWTLFLVCLGLLADWLVAQLMLGKRKM
- a CDS encoding ABC transporter substrate-binding protein — its product is MRRLTAAVVAVAAVLLLAAGCGNRGVSDKTPSAGTPDKIIVQVPLAPPTAPLFKMVEDGLPEGTKLELLVYNTVDEATARVIKGEADFSVLPVNVAAKLYNSGIDISLANVNTWGILYLVSVDDKVKEWQDLKGMELYVGARGSTPDVLTQYLLRRSGLKEGEVKLTYLGSPEIAQMVINGLVKNAVLPEPLVTQVLMNNQQARVVRDFYTDWQRSEGETRLPQTGMVVSNGFVRSYPGAVTGFQKAYAGALDWTVAHPDQAAPLVETNLKMPAPVFVRSMERTRLQFAGGSGASKDVSAYLARLLDFSPDMVGGKLPDEKFYLSE
- a CDS encoding DUF445 family protein — translated: METLLVLLKNIILSTLHGWVGASLAVFMFFRPLKPWRIGRVRIWQGVIPAQQTRIAEAVSGVVSSELLTPQALLDYLVQEQALERRVRSTMHDLVTLVAGNEYPSVESMFPPPAAGLKEELKARAKEALSQWALKYLTDPGVEAWLKDFLHRQLKRLWQKKAGELWPEERVEAALRRFLEDAAVYLSGPEFRDAAVRLIGQAHSTLCGQAMPLRDVLPQPLQDKMAEWPARLAQVLPELIMRLRDNEEVLERLTAVILDIMEQLKGKGLLARVGIGLFQFFSEYRAEVESFVRNDMFPRLGEFLSSPEMRIRLEQYVREQADAILDRPVGELASGLDPGQLAQASDWLAGRLSGWLAGADAQAWLGEFLLGRYRAMAGCTVAELCGRYAGVTPEKAEASLAHHGLDLLRQPVTVRFVRLAARSLVEEIAKYPVGRLRDRFSGDTLEKVEVMIAGMITAYLKNKIPSFLEELDLKAIVRTRIESYSTSELVDMFQRVTMNSLQKIEIYGAVIGAVMGVFFGLANLRADAFWFIAALLAFVIGMLRFVK
- a CDS encoding PAS domain S-box protein, yielding MSKKVYINKRELRDYHDSLERMVEELTGQLIKTNELLKKETAKREQAEEKLRESEERYRRLAEHSPDAIIVHSEGKIDFINKAGARLVGAASAAELIGKPVMDFIQIYDYPFTDIDGSPLVLEMGFDITKRKQAEDLFRTLTNSSPVGIFIVQDGKFQFVNPRFLKYTHCSEEELIGMDSFRFIIPEDREIVRENAVKMLKGKRLTPYEYRVMGKGGKTRWIMETVSSINYRGKPAVLGNSLDITWHKRTEKMLSSSEKRFSKAMNTIPSPMVIMRISDGLHIEVNDSYLKNFGYSRREVIGHTVRDLDIYVNPDDRIKMIQMLSEQGIVHNLETSLRAKSGEARVALLSADTIEVSNEPCLMVVINDITERKQMEKEMARLERLNLVGEMAAGIGHEIRNPMTTVRGFLQMLDRKKEYVQHKHYFNLMIEELDRANTIITEFLTMAKGKPVDLKPHNLNQIVQTLFPLIQADAMNSDKNIEAELAEIPDLRLDEKEIRQLILNLVRNGLEAMAAGGKLTIRTFFDGEEVSLSIQDRGCGIEPDVLEKIGTPFFTTKDNGTGLGIAVCYSIAARHSATIDIETSPSGTTFFIRFRTQ